The Candidatus Micrarchaeota archaeon nucleotide sequence CAAGGCTGATGTATACATACAGATACCTGACGAGGAGAAGTTCCTTGCCAAGGACAACCTGAAGCTCTCGCTTGACGAGATACATGGCATAGCAATCGAGAACATCTACGACATAATCGCCCTGGGCTTCGACCCGAAGCACACCAAGATATTCCTAGATACGGAATATGCGGGAAAGCTCTACAGGAATGCCGTCAGGGTAGCAAGGCACATAACGTTCTCGATGACAAAGGACGCGTTCGGTTTCACTAACGAGTCCAACATAGGGAAGATATTCTACACCAGCATGCAGGCCGTTCCATCCTTCCTGAAGTCCGTCGAGGAAGGGCATAACATCCCGTGCCTGATACCTCTTGCCATAGACCAGGACGTGCACTTCAGGATAGCAAGGGACGTAGTGGAGAAGCTCGGCTACTACAAGCCTGCAATAATGCACACGAAATTCCTGCCCTCGCTCAGCGGAGACCCGAAGATGTCATCCAGCGACCCGATGAACGCGATATACCTGAACGACACCGATGAAACGGTGAAAAGGAAGATAGCCAGGGCCTTCACCGGGCAGCAGGCAACAGCAGAGCTGCAGAGGAAATACGGCGGTGATCCTGACAAATGCGTTGTATGCCAGTATTACAAGTACTTCTTCGAGCCCGATGACAAGAAGCTGGAAAGGATACTTGAATCCGAGAGGAAGGGGACCATACTCGCAGGGGAGCACAAGCAGCACCTTGCCGATAGGATAAACGATTTCCTTGGAAAGCACAGGAAGAGGAGGGAAAGGGCAAAGAAGATGCTGGACAGCTTCATTGCCAGGGACTAGGTGCATATATGCCCAAACCTGAGAGGGACAAGGATTCTGCAAGGGCACTGGGCGTGAAGGCGGCCAGGAGCACACTGATATATACCGTGGGCAACATAATAG carries:
- a CDS encoding tryptophan--tRNA ligase; this encodes MDKRFHVDPYKVEGSVDYGQFARSYGIKPIDAELRKRLEKYAGQLHFLIRRQIFYSHRDLNWLLDEYEKGNRFYVYTGRAPSEQMTIGHLLPFTMAKWLQDSFKADVYIQIPDEEKFLAKDNLKLSLDEIHGIAIENIYDIIALGFDPKHTKIFLDTEYAGKLYRNAVRVARHITFSMTKDAFGFTNESNIGKIFYTSMQAVPSFLKSVEEGHNIPCLIPLAIDQDVHFRIARDVVEKLGYYKPAIMHTKFLPSLSGDPKMSSSDPMNAIYLNDTDETVKRKIARAFTGQQATAELQRKYGGDPDKCVVCQYYKYFFEPDDKKLERILESERKGTILAGEHKQHLADRINDFLGKHRKRRERAKKMLDSFIARD